Proteins from one Danaus plexippus chromosome 2, MEX_DaPlex, whole genome shotgun sequence genomic window:
- the LOC116779636 gene encoding BRCA2-interacting transcriptional repressor EMSY codes for MWPMLLNMTRDECRRTLRRLELEAYSNMISVFRAQGALEDNRKKLLEELRAVLHISNDRHSAEARRVSNDELLATIAEQLAGPNTGLGWISEGRRRVPLMPRGVPQTMYTEIADRAAEAAAAENKDIRKRIETEKLNDASDYDSDHHSQCIEEETSCPVALEDHTAKIWETELICRKRKLPEGAALPDEASTPHKNMRNVQVNTNQKHLNLSQVYSRFSQPTSSKASGHSKHSYNQVSKVSTSKSNQPHAPRGHKHRAHKQGKTLTKAQKKARDMPLSPNKQYNQQVDYSGPPGSFQASYAQSILGGKTKPDYIDEMKSKSSSPGMITDSPTMHLLTQPATVPHELSVSENHPDDPPLQAHTTPIPKTVSGKPYQVIIKKRGDITADKKVQMSDFKVIQKPPEEVKLLPNRQVVLTPNNQKTQNVPGKLMTTKVVSSLPKSRTPNVPVIQSDKMIVVSKSSIENSKILITSTSTTTPCKDSIHSSTNSISKTSEAFTPKGIPATDLKVSAKTFVLNPKSGQKMVVLPAKAAKEGLFHLKGVSTSMKVVSVSSQISVQGSKPPPSTAMSKPTVNTLPSNAKIVGVEPIKTANMADIVPVKGLPPISTTKLTNPIVRPVNTKGNLIVVSKGSTLGKTLTFTKNGNDMSKIIMGKNVNKLLQTSKTDQAENTKSGNVIVLELNNEQSGRTTTMSEILENRTNPASISEQEAKNDVQEITPETPVLFENPMSAETCNTSSLDSTTSLTEMERMEDTSLGIIDKIGKEKIDFSKNSDNKEGSNVTVWDMELETVADKAKEDVDKLNSLHLDLGMSSDSENEFMEGHKVKDQLPTERIQTATPTGEGPERFGTLSRARTLLSQLQDDGSSSNDSSFAIKSKCRREERESEALSKARAKLSEKVAEAKSQQKRIDVYSTAISTTDINLDSFSYLEEGLLEGEEARVELTESLSRLLSDGHAPLHKPHQ; via the exons ATGTGGCCTATGCTTCTTAATATGACACGCGACGAATGTCGTCGAACGCTAAGAAGACTtg AATTGGAAGCCTACTCGAATATGATAAGTGTATTCAGAGCACAAGGGGCATTAGAAGACAACAGAAAAAAGTTGCTTGAGGAACTACGCGCCGTTTTGCATATAAGCAATGATCGGCATAGCGCTGAGGCGCGTCGCGTGTCTAATGACGAGCTACTAGCCACTATTGCTGAACA gTTAGCGGGTCCTAACACAGGTTTGGGATGGATCAGCGAGGGTCGGCGCCGCGTGCCTCTAATGCCGCGCGGCGTTCCACAGACAATGTACACAGAAATCGCCGACCGAGCTGCTGAGGCCGCTGCCGCAGAGAACAAGGACATCAGGAAAAGAATCGAGACTGAAAAACTTAATGATGCATCAGACTATGATAGTGATCATCACAGTCAATGTATAGAGGAAGAAACATCTTGTCCTGTCGCTCTTGAAGATCATACAGCTAAG aTATGGGAAACTGAACTTATTTGTCGTAAAAGAAAATTGCCCGAAGGTGCCGCGCTACCAGACGAAGCTTCAACtccacataaaaatatgagaaatGTACAAGTTAATACAAAtcagaaacatttaaatttatcacagGTCTATTCAAGATTTTCACAGCCAACGTCGA gtaAAGCGTCAGGTCATTCGAAACATTCATATAACCAAGTTAGCAAAGTATCGACTAGTAAATCAAACCAGCCTCACGCACCGCGCGGTCACAAACACAGAGCACATAAACAGGGTAAAACTCTGACTAAGGCGCAAAAGAAAGCTCGCGATATGCCTCTCTCTCCTAACAAACAGTACAATCAACAAGTAGACTATTCGGGGCCGCCCGGCTCCTTCCAGGCGAGTTACGCACAATCAATACTCGGCGGTAAAACGAAGCCGGACTACATAGATGAGATGAAGTCTAAATCGTCTTCGCCGGGGATGATCACGGACTCGCCGACGATGCACCTCCTCACCCAGCCAGCCACAGTGCCTCACGAACTATCAGTGTCCGAAAACCACCCGGACGACCCGCCCCTGCAGGCTCACACGACACCGATACCGAAGACGGTCAGCGGCAAACCCTACCAGGTGATCATCAAAAAGCGCGGTGACATCACCGCCGATAAGAAAGTACAAATGTCGGACTTCAAAGTCATACAGAAACCGCCCGAGGAGGTCAAACTCCTCCCCAATCGGCAGGTCGTGTTGACGCCGAACAATCAGAAGACACAAAACGTTCCCGGGAAACTGATGACAACCAAAGTTGTCAGTTCGCTGCCGAAATCCAGGACCCCGAACGTTCCAGTCATACAGTCCGATAAAATGATCGTAGTTTCCAAATCGTCCattgaaaattcaaaaatattaataacatccACGTCCACGACGACGCCTTGTAAAGACAGTATACACAGTAGCACAAACAGCATATCAAAAACTAGTGAAGCGTTCACGCCGAAAGGCATCCCGGCGACTGATTTAAAAGTTTCGGCTAAAACTTTCGTTTTAAATCCTAAATCGGGACAGAAAATGGTCGTTTTACCGGCGAAAGCCGCTAAGGAAGGTCTGTTCCATCTAAAAGGTGTGTCGACGAGTATGAAGGTTGTGTCCGTGAGTTCGCAGATCAGTGTTCAAGGTTCGAAACCACCTCCATCAACTGCAATGTCGAAGCCCACAGTGAACACGCTGCCTTCCAACGCTAAAATAGTAGGTGTAGAACCGATAAAGACTGCCAATATGGCGGATATAGTACCAGTGAAAGGTCTACCGCCGATCTCGACAACAAAACTAACGAATCCCATAGTGCGGCCTGTGAATACAAAAGGCAATCTAATAGTTGTGTCAAAAGGATCTACTTTAGGAAAAACGCTCACTTTCACTAAAAATGGTAACGACATGTCCAAGATTATAATGGGGAAGAACGTTAATAAGCTGCTGCAGACGTCCAAGACGGATCAGGCGGAAAATACGAAATCGGGGAATGTTATCGTTCTAGAGTTAAACAACGAACAGTCGGGGCGGACGACGACCATGTCGGAAATACTAGAGAACCGCACGAACCCGGCGTCGATCAGCGAGCAGGAAGCTAAGAATGATGTACAGGAAATAACGCCCGAGACACCGGTGCTGTTCGAGAATCCGATGTCGGCAGAGACCTGCAATACTAGCAGTCTAGACTCCACCACCAGTCTCACGGAAATGGAAAGAATGGAAGACACGAGTTTAGGTATAATAGATAAGATAGGGAAAgagaaaatagattttagtAAAAACTCAGATAACAAGGAAGGCTCGAACGTGACCGTCTGGGACATGGAGCTGGAGACTGTGGCGGACAAAGCGAAGGAAGACGTCGACAAACTAAACTCTTTACATTTAGATCTTGGCATGTCTAGCGACAGTGAAAACGAATTTATGGAAGGTCATAAAGTAAAGGATCAGCTCCCGACCGAGAGGATACAGACGGCGACTCCCACTG GTGAGGGTCCGGAGAGGTTTGGAACGTTGTCGCGGGCGCGCACGTTGCTTAGTCAATTGCAAGACGACGGTTCGTCTAGTAACGACTCGTCCTTCGCCATAAAGTCCAAGTGCCGGCGGGAAGAGCGCGAGTCGGAAGCCCTGTCCAAAGCGCGCGCGAAGTTATCCGAGAAAGTAGCGGAAGCTAAATCGCAACAGAAAAGAATAGACGTGTATAGCACGGCCATCAGTACGACGGATATCAATCTAGATTCGTTTTCGTATCTAGAAGAGGGTCTGCTAGAAGGCGAGGAGGCTCGAGTCGAGCTGACCGAGTCCCTGTCCCGCCTGCTGAGCGACGGACACGCCCCTTTACACAAACCGCATCAGTAG
- the LOC116765275 gene encoding centromere protein I-like: MTDVEEIIDYIKSLKKGFDKELFQSKIDELGSIVENTGLKYEDFHTLFKVWLNLNIPITKWVSFGTCLVPQEKVNQNTVEYSLRWILANYENQNNFSRIGFLLDWLTAAMDSDSIDMNALDMGYELFYIMLTYEMLTGHAMKLVYTLTKPADVTRGRVLELIEYAKKREAKKNMYRQIQVLLGLFKSFKPECVPEDVPCVSIYTAFKKINVVLMTRFKNSQSKRHVTNEETFRLFWVNPLNEISRNKKADPLIPNMEFANIGSKQYKNDGLKNYLDFSDPVSLLQYSSQHVLSRPARLRALLCNPAGLALLATHKHDHAFLSHDLQHLLDGCFLEQSPHSYIEKQDLLHRLALFQSTVMQGVPVVTRFLAQYLPFWNEKDYFSEIMELIQWLNVDGFEDICIILDSLSKIYQRAQPLEQCAISNSLNNMFCNLVFSSSRSTHHFLDLHPSEEMFAETIYMAASKINDMCDKALQVAPGDLRVVSSAVLGCERRTRAVASISGDCPVTCPPPSLLGLSLPLLDNSAAALDNVAAIIMMYKKIFSSMKSRAGHISQRYKEHMHLLKLYTADFVSCFYEQFLSNRNKGIIFSRLHPQLVNKLIDRLPGAESQLSVRNHLALAPYTYVQLEAIDHREADNRLWFDAVVAQEFGSLSQFIMKAMPEMR, from the exons ATGACGGATGTCGAAGagattatagattatataaaatctttgaaGAAAGGATTcgataaagaattatttcaaaGCAAGATCGACGAGTTGGGTTCAATTGTAGAAAATACTGGTTTGAAATACGAGGACTTCCACACTTTGTTTAAAGTTTGgctaaatttaaacatac CAATCACGAAATGGGTGAGTTTTGGAACTTGCTTGGTGCCCCAAGAAAAAGTAAACCAAAATACAGTAGAATATTCATTACGATGGATATTAGCGAATTACGAAAACCAGAACAATTTCTCTAGAATTGGCTTTCTTCTTGATTGGCTGACTG CTGCTATGGACAGTGACTCTATTGATATGAATGCCTTGGACATGGGATATGAATTGTTCTACATTATGTTAACATATGAAATGCTA ACTGGACATGCTATGAAGCTTGTATATACATTGACTAAACCAGCCGATGTGACGAGAGGAAGAGTTCTGGAGTTAATAGAATATGCCAAGAAAAGGGAAGCTAAGAAG aaTATGTATCGACAAATCCAAGTGCTCCTGGGTCTGTTTAAGTCATTCAAACCCGAGTGTGTCCCCGAGGATGTGCCATGTGTTTCAATATACACCGCATTCAAAAAGATTAATGTGGTATTAATGACAAGATTTAAGAATAGCCAG aGCAAGAGGCATGTTACAAACGAGGAAACATTCCGATTATTCTGGGTTAATCCTTTAAAT GAAATTTCTAGAAACAAAAAAGCTGACCCGCTGATACCAAACATGGAGTTTGCTAATATCGGATCGAAACAGTACAAAAATGATGGGCTGAAGAACTACTTGGATTTCTCTGA TCCAGTGTCCCTACTCCAGTACAGTAGTCAACACGTGTTGTCTCGGCCGGCGCGGCTGCGAGCCTTGCTCTGCAACCCGGCGGGACTCGCGCTGCTCGCGACACATAAACACGATCACGCCTTCCTCTCACACGACCTGCAACATTTACTGGATGGAT GTTTTCTAGAACAATCTCCTCATAGTTACATTGAAAAGCAGGATCTATTACATCGGCTGGCCCTCTTCCAGTCCACTGTAATGCAAGGAGTTCCTGTAGTGACACGTTTTTTGGCACAGTACTTGCCGTTTTGGAATGAAAAAGACTATTTTTCTGAG atAATGGAACTTATACAATGGCTGAATGTGGACGGTTTTGAGGATATATGCATCATTTTAGATTCGCTGTCCAAAATATATCAACGCGCGCAGCCGCTGGAGCAATGCGCTATCAGCAACAGTCTGAATAACATGTTCTGCAACCTC GTCTTCTCAAGCTCGAGGTCTACCCACCATTTCCTCGACCTGCACCCCAGTGAAGAAATGTTCGCAGAGACGATATACATGGCGGCGTCAAAGATTAACGATATGTGTGACAAAGCCCTGCAAGTGGCCCCGG GTGATCTGAGAGTCGTGTCCAGCGCTGTTTTAGGCTGCGAGAGGCGAACTCGCGCCGTGGCCAGTATTTCTGGTGATTGTCCTGTTACCTGTCCGCCGCCATCCCTGCTGGGCCTCTCTCTACCGCTGCTGGACAACTCCGCGGCGGCTCTAGATAATGTGGCCGCGATTATTATGAT GTACAAGAAGATTTTCTCGAGCATGAAATCAAGAGCCGGACATATTTCCCAGCGTTACAAAGAGCACATGCATCTATTGAAACTGTACACAGCTGACTTCGTGAGCTGTTTCTACGAGCAATTCCTCAGTAATCGCAATAAAGGAATAATTTTCAGTCGACTGCACCCGCAGTTGGTGAACAAGTTGATAGACAGGCTGCCCGGCGCGGAGTCCCAGTTGAGTGTGCGGAACCATTTGGCGCTAGCGCCGTACACGTACGTGCAATTAGAGGCCATAGACCACAGAGAGGCGGATAATAGACTATGGTTCGATGCAGTCGTGGCCCAGGAGTTCGGGAGCTTGAGCCAGTTCATCATGAAGGCTATGCCAGAGATGCGttga